One segment of Kitasatospora viridis DNA contains the following:
- a CDS encoding SDR family NAD(P)-dependent oxidoreductase: MDLGLNGKKAFITGGTQGIGLAVARALVAEGAQVAVCGRDAERLAAAGVPGFQADVTDPEQLGRAVDQAAELLGGLDLLVANAGGAYGGGLLDSTPEDWAQTYAINVLHAAHAIRTAVPHFDRQGGGSAVVIASITGWKPGPKSSYASAKAAEIHLAAALGQELGPRNIRVNALSPGSVLFEGGGWEWFQDNHPEKFERFAREDFPRGRLVELREVTDVACFLLSPRASGINGANICVDAAQDHPSAGRLFP; this comes from the coding sequence GTGGATCTTGGACTCAATGGCAAGAAGGCGTTCATCACCGGTGGAACGCAGGGAATCGGGCTCGCCGTCGCCCGGGCACTGGTCGCGGAGGGCGCCCAGGTGGCGGTCTGCGGGCGGGACGCGGAGCGGCTGGCAGCGGCCGGGGTGCCCGGCTTCCAGGCCGACGTGACCGACCCCGAGCAGCTGGGCCGGGCCGTCGACCAGGCCGCCGAGCTGCTCGGCGGCCTCGACCTGCTGGTGGCCAACGCCGGCGGCGCGTACGGCGGCGGCCTGCTCGACTCGACCCCGGAGGACTGGGCGCAGACCTACGCGATCAACGTGCTGCACGCGGCGCACGCCATCCGCACCGCCGTGCCGCACTTCGATCGCCAGGGCGGCGGCAGCGCGGTGGTGATCGCCTCGATCACCGGCTGGAAGCCCGGCCCCAAGTCGTCCTACGCCTCCGCCAAGGCCGCCGAGATCCACCTGGCCGCCGCGCTCGGCCAGGAGCTCGGCCCGCGCAACATCCGGGTCAACGCGCTCAGCCCCGGCTCGGTGCTCTTCGAGGGTGGCGGCTGGGAGTGGTTCCAGGACAACCACCCCGAGAAGTTCGAGCGCTTCGCCCGCGAGGACTTCCCCCGCGGCCGCCTGGTCGAGCTGCGCGAGGTCACCGACGTCGCCTGCTTCCTGCTCTCGCCCCGGGCCAGCGGCATCAACGGCGCCAACATCTGCGTCGACGCCGCCCAGGACCACCCCAGCGCGGGGCGGCTGTTCCCCTGA
- a CDS encoding PP2C family protein-serine/threonine phosphatase, protein MSEPDTGRGLLPRGVPGRLRTLVLVSYALIALAVLVDLTTGPNTTLSPVLACVPVLAGAGSRSPKVPATAGVLAAAGAGLLALANQEVPLAVHLATLTAIAAVTLASMANAVLARARERELLQVRTVAEAAQRALLRPVPARAGPLRIAVRYVAAAAEARIGGDLYEVLETEHGIRILLGDVQGKGLAAVETAADVLGAFREAARTEPDLARLAERLDAALAHRPAGERFVTAVLLGFPVGAGPAEVVNCGHPPPLLRHRSQRVTALEPPGFAPPLALRDLTGEPYRGRSFELDRGDLLLLYTDGVAEARNAAGEFYPLAARLATAITAQEPDVLLGQLLADVRSWAEGGLGDDAAVLALRREP, encoded by the coding sequence ATGTCCGAGCCGGACACCGGACGCGGGCTGCTGCCCCGGGGCGTGCCCGGCCGCCTGCGGACCCTGGTGCTCGTCTCCTACGCACTGATCGCCCTCGCGGTGCTGGTCGACCTGACCACCGGCCCGAACACCACCCTCTCGCCGGTGCTCGCCTGCGTCCCGGTGCTGGCCGGCGCGGGTAGCCGCTCCCCGAAGGTCCCGGCGACCGCCGGGGTGCTGGCCGCGGCCGGGGCCGGACTGCTCGCGCTCGCCAACCAGGAGGTGCCGCTCGCCGTCCACCTGGCCACCCTGACGGCGATCGCCGCCGTGACCCTGGCCAGCATGGCCAACGCGGTGCTGGCCAGGGCCCGCGAACGCGAACTCCTCCAGGTCCGCACCGTCGCCGAGGCCGCCCAGCGGGCGCTGCTGCGCCCCGTCCCCGCGCGGGCCGGGCCGCTGCGGATCGCCGTGCGCTACGTGGCCGCCGCCGCCGAGGCGCGGATCGGCGGGGACCTGTACGAGGTGCTGGAGACCGAGCACGGGATCCGGATCCTGCTCGGCGACGTCCAGGGCAAGGGGCTGGCGGCGGTGGAGACCGCCGCCGACGTGCTCGGCGCCTTCCGCGAGGCGGCCCGCACCGAGCCGGACCTGGCCCGGCTGGCCGAGCGCCTGGACGCCGCGCTGGCGCACCGGCCGGCGGGGGAGCGGTTCGTCACCGCCGTCCTGCTCGGCTTCCCCGTCGGGGCCGGCCCGGCCGAGGTGGTCAACTGCGGCCACCCGCCGCCGCTGCTGCGCCACCGCTCGCAGCGGGTGACGGCGCTGGAGCCGCCCGGCTTCGCGCCGCCGCTGGCACTGCGGGACTTGACCGGTGAGCCCTACCGCGGGCGCAGCTTCGAGCTCGACCGCGGCGACCTGCTGCTGCTCTACACCGACGGGGTGGCCGAGGCGCGCAATGCGGCCGGCGAGTTCTACCCGCTCGCCGCCCGCCTGGCCACCGCCATCACCGCCCAGGAGCCCGACGTGCTGCTCGGCCAGCTGCTGGCCGACGTGCGGTCGTGGGCCGAGGGCGGGCTGGGCGACGACGCGGCCGTGCTCGCCCTGCGGCGCGAGCCCTGA
- a CDS encoding ATP-dependent Clp protease proteolytic subunit produces the protein MTTAHDGAGELVFNRLLGERIVFLGQEVDDDSANRITAQLLLLAAESEKDIYLYINSPGGSVTAGMAIYDTMQYIKNDVVTIVSGMAASMGQVLLTAGAKGKRYALPNAEVLMHQPSAGLGGSASDIRVQAERLVRSKRLIAELIAAHSGQSVDRITEDFDRDRWFSAAEAAEYGLVDRVIHSPADVPAS, from the coding sequence ATGACGACGGCACACGACGGCGCCGGCGAGCTGGTCTTCAACCGACTGCTGGGGGAGCGCATCGTCTTCCTCGGCCAGGAGGTCGACGACGACTCCGCCAACCGGATCACCGCCCAACTCCTGCTGCTGGCAGCGGAGTCGGAGAAGGACATCTACCTCTACATCAACTCGCCGGGCGGATCGGTCACCGCGGGCATGGCGATCTACGACACCATGCAGTACATCAAGAACGACGTGGTGACGATCGTCAGCGGCATGGCCGCCTCGATGGGCCAGGTGCTGCTGACCGCCGGCGCCAAGGGCAAGCGGTACGCGCTGCCGAACGCCGAGGTGCTGATGCACCAGCCCTCCGCCGGCCTGGGCGGCTCCGCGAGCGACATCCGGGTGCAGGCCGAGCGGCTGGTCCGCAGCAAGCGGCTGATCGCCGAACTCATCGCGGCGCACAGCGGGCAGAGCGTGGACCGGATCACCGAGGACTTCGACCGGGACCGCTGGTTCTCGGCGGCCGAGGCGGCGGAGTACGGCCTGGTCGACCGGGTCATCCACAGCCCGGCGGACGTGCCCGCCTCCTGA
- a CDS encoding carbohydrate-binding module family 20 domain-containing protein encodes MTRVHPRGRTALLAVGTLLTAAVLPLTAQGVAHASAPNSGDVIANLFEWNWPSVANECTTELGPKGYGAVEVAPPEDSIRLNQTSHPWWEVYQPIGYDLNSRMGTSAQFAAMVTTCHNAGVKVYADAVLNHMAGNNNTSTDSYGGDAFNSSAYSYSQPGYTSADFHAYPANCPNSDLSISDWNSVQQVQECDLSNLEDLYTEGAHVRQQEAGYLNSLVSLGVDGFRMDAAKHIAQADMAAILAQVNPTTWTGSRPYVYQEVIPGSSGSLAPGAFESNGSVIEFTYAQDLKAQFTGNIANLKTFGSSWGLEPPASSTSMVTNHDTERNGSTLNYKSGAPYILANLFELAWGYDVPQVYASFTWTNSDDSPPSDANGYVTGTDCSNGWFCTDRNQGIANMVGWHNATAGQQVANWYDDGSNLIAFSRGNRGWIAINNESSAKTVTVETGLAAGSYCDVIHGDLTPSTGACSGATVTVGTNGTATVTVPAMDAVALYAPSAAAGTVGQAFSVNETTSWGQNVYLVGSVPALGGWNTSQAVPLSSAGYPAWSGTVTLPAGTYVEYKYFVKNADGSITWEPGNNHSFTTGASGNGTLNDSW; translated from the coding sequence ATGACGCGTGTCCACCCGCGCGGCCGCACCGCCCTGTTGGCGGTCGGCACCCTGCTGACCGCCGCCGTCCTGCCGCTCACCGCGCAGGGCGTCGCCCACGCGAGCGCCCCCAACTCGGGTGACGTGATCGCCAACCTCTTCGAGTGGAACTGGCCGTCGGTGGCCAACGAGTGCACCACGGAGCTCGGCCCCAAGGGCTACGGGGCGGTCGAGGTCGCCCCGCCCGAGGACTCGATCCGGCTCAACCAGACCAGCCACCCGTGGTGGGAGGTCTACCAGCCGATCGGCTACGACCTGAACTCCCGGATGGGCACCAGCGCCCAGTTCGCCGCGATGGTGACGACCTGCCACAACGCGGGCGTCAAGGTGTACGCGGACGCCGTGCTCAACCACATGGCCGGCAACAACAACACCAGCACCGACTCCTACGGCGGCGACGCCTTCAACTCCTCGGCGTACTCCTACTCCCAGCCCGGCTACACCTCGGCCGACTTCCATGCCTACCCGGCGAACTGCCCCAACTCCGACCTGTCGATCAGCGACTGGAACAGCGTCCAGCAGGTCCAGGAGTGCGACCTGTCGAACCTGGAGGACCTCTACACGGAGGGCGCCCACGTGCGCCAGCAGGAGGCCGGCTACCTCAACAGCCTGGTCTCGCTGGGTGTGGACGGCTTCCGGATGGACGCCGCCAAGCACATCGCGCAGGCCGACATGGCGGCCATCCTCGCCCAGGTGAACCCCACCACCTGGACCGGCTCGCGGCCCTACGTCTACCAGGAGGTCATACCGGGCAGCTCCGGCTCGCTGGCCCCGGGCGCCTTCGAGTCCAACGGCAGCGTCATCGAGTTCACCTACGCCCAGGACCTCAAGGCCCAGTTCACCGGCAACATCGCCAACCTCAAGACCTTCGGCTCCAGTTGGGGCCTGGAACCGCCGGCCAGCTCGACCTCGATGGTGACCAACCACGACACCGAGCGCAACGGCAGCACGCTCAACTACAAGAGCGGCGCCCCCTACATCCTGGCCAACCTCTTCGAACTCGCCTGGGGCTACGACGTTCCGCAGGTGTACGCCAGCTTCACCTGGACCAACAGCGACGACTCCCCGCCCTCCGACGCCAACGGCTACGTCACCGGCACCGACTGCTCGAACGGCTGGTTCTGCACCGACCGCAACCAGGGCATCGCCAACATGGTCGGTTGGCACAACGCGACCGCGGGCCAGCAGGTCGCCAACTGGTACGACGACGGCAGCAACCTGATCGCCTTCAGCCGCGGCAACCGCGGCTGGATCGCCATCAACAACGAGAGCAGCGCCAAGACCGTCACCGTCGAGACGGGCCTCGCGGCCGGCAGCTACTGCGACGTCATCCACGGCGACCTCACCCCGAGCACCGGGGCCTGCTCCGGGGCGACCGTGACCGTGGGCACCAACGGCACCGCGACCGTCACCGTCCCCGCGATGGACGCCGTCGCCCTCTACGCGCCGAGCGCCGCCGCCGGCACCGTCGGGCAGGCCTTCAGCGTGAACGAGACCACCAGCTGGGGCCAGAACGTGTACCTGGTCGGCTCGGTCCCCGCGCTGGGCGGCTGGAACACCAGCCAGGCCGTCCCGCTCTCCTCCGCCGGCTACCCGGCGTGGAGCGGCACGGTGACGCTGCCGGCCGGCACCTACGTCGAGTACAAGTACTTCGTCAAGAACGCGGACGGCTCGATCACCTGGGAGCCCGGCAACAACCACTCCTTCACCACCGGCGCCTCGGGCAACGGCACACTGAACGACAGCTGGTAG
- a CDS encoding SDR family oxidoreductase yields MRRWLITGCSSGLGRALALAAAGAGDQVAATARKPAALEELVRAHPGRITPIALDVRDAEQCERAARTAADRLGGIDVLVNNAGSGLFGAVEEVGDAELREQLEVLLVGPWRLARLVLPLMRAQRSGHIVNVSSLAGRMAFPGLAAYVTGKFALEGMSQALAGEVAEHGIRVTVVEPGGFATDYGNALVESATRLPAYAASTGAALDGFRTMADNQELGRPEEFADAVLRVVRDGGASGPLRVPIGPDAYTYLAAAERAAQEELAAARALVRPEPSA; encoded by the coding sequence ATGCGGCGCTGGCTGATAACGGGATGTTCCTCGGGACTGGGGCGGGCACTGGCCCTCGCCGCGGCCGGGGCGGGCGACCAGGTGGCGGCCACCGCCCGGAAGCCGGCCGCACTTGAGGAGTTGGTCCGGGCCCATCCCGGGCGGATCACGCCGATCGCGCTGGACGTGCGCGACGCCGAGCAGTGCGAGCGGGCCGCGCGGACGGCCGCCGACCGGCTCGGCGGGATCGACGTGCTGGTCAACAACGCCGGCTCGGGGTTGTTCGGCGCGGTCGAGGAGGTCGGTGACGCCGAACTGCGCGAGCAGCTGGAGGTGTTGCTGGTGGGCCCGTGGCGGCTGGCCCGCCTGGTGCTGCCGCTGATGCGCGCGCAGCGCTCCGGACACATCGTCAACGTGTCCTCGTTGGCGGGGCGGATGGCCTTCCCGGGGCTGGCCGCCTACGTCACCGGCAAGTTCGCGCTGGAGGGCATGAGCCAGGCGCTGGCGGGCGAGGTCGCCGAGCACGGCATCCGGGTGACGGTGGTCGAGCCCGGCGGGTTCGCCACCGACTACGGCAACGCGCTGGTCGAGTCCGCGACCCGGCTGCCGGCGTACGCGGCCTCGACGGGCGCCGCGCTGGACGGCTTCCGGACCATGGCGGACAACCAGGAGCTGGGCCGTCCCGAGGAGTTCGCCGACGCGGTGCTGCGGGTGGTGCGGGACGGCGGGGCGTCCGGGCCGCTGCGGGTGCCGATCGGCCCGGACGCCTACACCTACCTGGCGGCCGCCGAGCGGGCCGCGCAGGAGGAACTCGCCGCGGCCCGCGCCCTGGTGCGGCCCGAGCCGTCGGCCTGA
- a CDS encoding SAM-dependent methyltransferase, which yields MTDHIANDDQSKPSIARIYDYLLGGTDNEPADREIGDLFIKELPGSPAIARANRQALIRAVGAMADAGIAQFVDLGSGLPTADNVHQVARRHNAEARVVYVDHDPVAVARSRALLDGDERTTVVQADLREPAGIHDDPAVRELIDFERPLGVIFSGVLHHLNDSERPADPVRWWADRVPGGSLFYISHFRSGENGEARVLEQKLQASLGRGRWRTDEEITALFGGLDVLEPGLVPCSLWRPDNAGPDGAGRPGADERELTVWEQLISCALARKA from the coding sequence ATGACCGATCACATCGCGAATGACGATCAGTCAAAGCCGAGCATTGCCCGTATTTATGATTATCTTCTCGGTGGCACTGACAATGAACCCGCCGACCGCGAGATCGGCGACCTCTTCATCAAGGAACTGCCCGGCTCGCCGGCCATCGCCCGGGCCAACCGCCAGGCCCTGATCCGCGCCGTGGGCGCGATGGCCGACGCCGGGATCGCCCAGTTCGTCGACCTGGGCAGCGGCCTGCCCACCGCCGACAACGTGCACCAGGTCGCCCGCCGGCACAACGCCGAGGCCCGCGTGGTCTACGTCGACCACGATCCGGTCGCCGTCGCCCGCAGCCGGGCCCTGCTGGACGGCGACGAGCGCACCACGGTGGTCCAGGCGGACCTGCGCGAGCCGGCCGGAATCCACGACGATCCCGCCGTGCGCGAACTCATCGATTTCGAGCGGCCCCTCGGCGTGATTTTCAGCGGCGTCCTGCACCACCTCAACGATTCCGAGCGGCCCGCCGATCCGGTGCGCTGGTGGGCCGACCGGGTGCCCGGCGGCAGCCTGTTCTACATCTCGCACTTCCGCTCCGGCGAAAACGGCGAGGCCCGGGTCCTGGAACAGAAGCTCCAGGCCAGCCTCGGCCGCGGACGCTGGCGCACCGACGAGGAGATCACCGCCCTGTTCGGCGGCCTCGACGTGCTGGAGCCGGGCCTGGTCCCCTGCTCGCTCTGGCGGCCGGACAACGCCGGACCGGACGGCGCCGGACGACCGGGCGCGGACGAGCGCGAGCTGACGGTGTGGGAGCAGCTGATCTCCTGCGCCCTGGCCCGCAAGGCCTGA
- a CDS encoding trypsin-like peptidase domain-containing protein translates to MPNLIRHLLAAGATAVITVAGFAAPAAHADVAPHPIGGGSGIVQQLQQTANGWSAELCTLTAVGYDGAGNLVGLTNAHCFIDAAGHKLVGDKVYLDTTPPGTAANPASTSFDVNPTLAIGPIGTVTYVSTPNDYLTGGTPGLDYAVIKLDPSKVTPTATVSSPSGSTTINSIGPVSGFGTRMCKQGHRTGLTCGITLGQDGIWYTTLIWTLGGDSGSPVVNGTTLTGVAWGAQHFTPITSVLSDLNAQGGVGAGFHLAN, encoded by the coding sequence ATGCCCAACCTGATCCGCCACCTGCTGGCCGCCGGCGCCACCGCGGTGATCACCGTCGCGGGGTTCGCCGCACCCGCCGCGCACGCGGACGTCGCCCCGCACCCCATCGGGGGCGGCAGCGGGATCGTCCAGCAGTTGCAGCAGACCGCCAACGGGTGGAGCGCGGAGCTGTGCACGCTCACGGCCGTGGGCTACGACGGTGCCGGCAACCTGGTCGGCCTGACTAACGCCCACTGCTTCATCGACGCGGCCGGCCACAAGCTGGTGGGCGACAAGGTCTACCTCGACACCACCCCACCGGGCACCGCCGCCAACCCCGCCTCGACCAGCTTCGACGTCAACCCGACGCTGGCCATCGGCCCGATCGGCACGGTCACCTACGTCAGCACCCCGAACGACTACCTCACCGGCGGGACGCCGGGCCTGGACTACGCGGTGATCAAGCTGGACCCGTCGAAGGTGACACCCACCGCGACCGTCAGCAGCCCGTCCGGCTCGACCACCATCAACTCGATCGGCCCGGTGTCGGGCTTCGGCACCAGGATGTGCAAGCAGGGCCACCGCACCGGCCTGACCTGCGGCATCACCCTGGGTCAGGACGGCATCTGGTACACCACCCTGATCTGGACCCTGGGCGGGGACTCCGGTTCGCCGGTGGTCAACGGCACCACCCTGACGGGGGTCGCGTGGGGCGCCCAGCACTTCACCCCGATCACCTCGGTGCTCAGCGACCTGAACGCGCAGGGCGGGGTCGGCGCGGGCTTCCACCTCGCCAACTGA
- a CDS encoding substrate-binding domain-containing protein, with the protein MPHSVSPVRAVASARSPVPRSGSAVLLAAGLLVAGCAQAGTAGTAGGGAQAPVRVGLVYSKTGPLAAYGAQYLEGFKAGLDYATQGTGAVDGHRIEYTEQDDAGDPAKAVSEAKDLIGQGYRILAGSTASGVALQVAPIAAQNKVLFISGPAAADKLTGLNAYTFRSGRQSYQDILTAASFLGDAAGRKVTVLAQDNAFGQANVAAVKAVLGGQGASVDAVLAPPDATDLTPFATQAKAARPDLLFVAWAGDTASALWTALNQQDVFATTKVVTGLDLAASYPLFGPAAAKISFLDHYFGGAAGTDVEKAMTAYLAKDGAKPDIFSPDGFTAAQLVVHAVEANHGSVNDTSALAKALEGWSFDGVKGRLTVRAADHALLQPMFQVQLTGTGAAAAPSVLRTLPADQVAPPVTPIAG; encoded by the coding sequence ATGCCGCACTCCGTCTCCCCGGTCAGAGCCGTCGCGTCGGCTCGTTCACCCGTCCCCCGGAGCGGGTCGGCCGTGCTCCTGGCGGCCGGGCTGCTGGTGGCCGGCTGCGCCCAGGCCGGCACGGCCGGAACGGCGGGCGGCGGGGCGCAGGCGCCGGTGCGGGTCGGGCTGGTCTACTCGAAGACCGGCCCGCTGGCCGCCTACGGCGCCCAGTACCTGGAGGGCTTCAAAGCCGGTCTGGACTACGCCACCCAGGGCACCGGCGCGGTCGACGGCCACCGGATCGAGTACACCGAGCAGGACGACGCCGGCGACCCCGCGAAGGCGGTCTCCGAGGCCAAGGACCTGATCGGCCAGGGCTACCGGATCCTGGCCGGCTCCACCGCCTCGGGCGTGGCCCTCCAGGTGGCCCCGATCGCCGCGCAGAACAAGGTGCTGTTCATCAGCGGCCCGGCCGCCGCCGACAAGCTGACCGGCCTCAACGCCTACACCTTCCGCTCCGGCCGGCAGTCGTACCAGGACATCCTCACCGCCGCCTCCTTCCTGGGCGACGCGGCGGGCAGGAAAGTCACCGTACTGGCCCAGGACAACGCCTTCGGCCAGGCCAACGTGGCCGCCGTCAAGGCCGTGCTGGGCGGGCAGGGCGCCAGCGTGGACGCGGTGCTCGCGCCGCCCGACGCGACCGACCTGACCCCGTTCGCCACCCAGGCCAAGGCGGCCCGGCCCGATCTGCTCTTCGTCGCCTGGGCCGGCGACACCGCGTCGGCCCTGTGGACGGCGCTCAACCAGCAGGACGTCTTCGCCACCACCAAGGTGGTCACCGGCCTCGACCTGGCCGCCTCCTACCCGCTGTTCGGCCCGGCCGCGGCCAAGATCTCCTTCCTGGACCACTACTTCGGCGGCGCCGCCGGCACCGACGTCGAGAAGGCGATGACCGCCTACCTCGCCAAGGACGGCGCCAAGCCCGACATCTTCAGCCCCGACGGCTTCACCGCCGCCCAGCTGGTGGTGCACGCCGTCGAGGCGAACCACGGCTCGGTGAACGACACTTCGGCCCTGGCCAAGGCCCTGGAGGGGTGGAGCTTCGACGGCGTCAAGGGCCGGCTGACCGTCCGGGCCGCGGACCACGCGCTGCTCCAGCCGATGTTCCAGGTGCAGTTGACCGGCACGGGCGCGGCCGCCGCACCGAGCGTGCTGCGCACGCTGCCCGCCGACCAGGTGGCGCCGCCCGTCACCCCGATCGCGGGCTGA
- a CDS encoding ABC transporter ATP-binding protein, translated as MADAPVLRLRGLGWAVRGVPIVEDVSLAVDEGEFLAFIGPNGAGKTSLFNLVSGLCPATSGSIELDGADITAAPVAARARRGIGRTFQTSSLWPGLTVAEHLRLAAQAAAGTGARGLLRRRAEPYREQVDATLDRTRLGHRAEALAGALSHGEKRKLELAVLLVGDPRLILLDEPMAGVSAEEVPALVELIRAVHRDQGRTVLMVEHHMDVLLGLADRLAVMHHGTLLALDAPARLMADATVQQAYLGEAL; from the coding sequence ATGGCGGACGCCCCGGTGCTGCGGCTGCGCGGCCTCGGCTGGGCGGTGCGCGGCGTGCCGATCGTCGAGGACGTCTCACTCGCCGTCGACGAGGGCGAGTTCCTCGCGTTCATCGGTCCCAACGGCGCCGGCAAGACCTCGCTGTTCAACCTGGTCTCGGGCCTGTGCCCGGCCACCAGCGGCTCGATCGAGCTCGACGGCGCCGACATCACCGCCGCCCCGGTGGCCGCCCGCGCCCGCCGCGGCATCGGCCGGACCTTCCAGACCTCCTCGCTCTGGCCCGGGCTGACGGTCGCCGAGCACCTGCGCCTGGCCGCCCAGGCGGCCGCCGGGACCGGCGCCCGCGGGCTGCTCCGGCGGCGCGCCGAGCCCTACCGGGAGCAGGTCGACGCGACCCTGGACCGCACCCGGCTCGGGCACCGGGCCGAGGCCCTGGCCGGGGCGCTGTCGCACGGCGAGAAGCGCAAGCTCGAACTCGCCGTGCTGCTGGTCGGCGACCCCCGGCTGATCCTGCTCGACGAGCCGATGGCCGGAGTGAGCGCCGAGGAGGTGCCCGCCCTGGTGGAGCTGATCCGCGCCGTCCACCGGGACCAGGGCCGTACGGTGCTGATGGTCGAACACCACATGGACGTGCTGCTCGGCCTCGCGGACCGGCTGGCCGTGATGCACCACGGCACCCTGCTCGCGCTCGACGCCCCGGCCCGGTTGATGGCCGACGCCACCGTCCAACAGGCCTACCTCGGGGAGGCGTTGTGA
- a CDS encoding ABC transporter ATP-binding protein, with protein MTLLQVRDLRVVIAGSHVLHGVDLDVADTGVTALLGRNGAGKTSTVKAVLGLVPRTGSARLAGRELTALPTYLIVRHGIGYVPEDRGVFPGLTVAQNLRLAERDARPDYPLVHQLFPELKKRERQLAGTLSGGQQQMVAIGRTLLNGNRLIIADEPTKGLAPKVVAEVADALARVAERVPVLLVEQNLALVRRLAGPCTVLADGRTAHRGDTAELLADEPAARRLLGVGTHRPPEGSP; from the coding sequence GTGACCCTGCTCCAGGTCCGCGACCTGCGGGTGGTGATCGCCGGCTCGCACGTCCTGCACGGCGTCGACCTCGACGTGGCCGACACCGGCGTGACCGCCCTGCTGGGGCGCAACGGCGCGGGCAAGACCAGCACCGTCAAGGCCGTGCTGGGCCTGGTGCCGCGCACCGGCAGCGCCCGGCTGGCCGGCCGCGAACTCACCGCGCTGCCAACTTATCTGATTGTCCGTCATGGCATCGGCTACGTGCCGGAGGACCGCGGCGTCTTCCCCGGACTCACCGTCGCGCAGAACCTGCGGCTGGCCGAGCGCGACGCCCGGCCCGACTACCCGCTGGTCCACCAGCTCTTCCCCGAACTCAAGAAGCGCGAGCGGCAGTTGGCCGGCACCCTGTCGGGCGGCCAGCAGCAGATGGTGGCCATCGGCCGCACCCTGCTGAACGGGAACCGGCTGATCATCGCCGACGAGCCCACCAAGGGCCTCGCCCCCAAGGTGGTGGCCGAGGTCGCCGACGCGCTGGCCCGGGTCGCCGAGCGCGTCCCCGTGCTGCTGGTCGAGCAGAACCTCGCCCTGGTCCGGCGGCTGGCCGGGCCCTGCACCGTGCTCGCCGACGGGCGCACCGCGCACCGCGGCGACACCGCCGAACTGCTCGCCGACGAGCCCGCCGCCCGCCGGCTGCTCGGCGTCGGCACCCACCGACCACCGGAGGGGAGCCCCTGA
- a CDS encoding branched-chain amino acid ABC transporter permease, protein MGTFVLLACTGLGLGALYFLIAAGLSLIFGLMDVLNLAHGALLSVGGYAAWWAATGGGMSCWLAVPFGTAVGTLAAVLLELALVRPLYGRPREQILATVGVGLAVPALLAGLWGADARPFPQPAVLAGTVRLLGAVVPRDRFLLIAAALLVLLALRLFLARTRYGLIVRAGVADRAMVTALGIDVRRAFTLVFAIGGAAAALGGALAGLYFGSVSPDQGPGLLIFAFVVVVMGGAGSVTGAAVASVVVGLVQQFANYYSAAGLGDLAVVVLLAVLLLVRPGGLTGRLA, encoded by the coding sequence ATGGGAACCTTCGTCCTGCTCGCCTGCACCGGCCTCGGCCTGGGCGCGCTGTACTTCCTGATCGCCGCCGGCCTGTCGCTGATCTTCGGCCTGATGGACGTGCTCAACCTCGCGCACGGCGCGCTGCTCTCCGTCGGCGGCTACGCCGCCTGGTGGGCCGCCACCGGTGGCGGAATGAGCTGCTGGCTCGCCGTGCCGTTCGGCACCGCGGTCGGCACGCTGGCCGCCGTACTGCTCGAACTCGCCCTGGTCCGGCCGCTCTACGGGCGGCCGAGGGAGCAGATCCTGGCCACCGTCGGCGTCGGCCTCGCCGTGCCCGCACTGCTGGCCGGCTTGTGGGGCGCCGACGCGCGGCCTTTCCCGCAGCCCGCCGTGCTGGCCGGCACCGTGCGGCTGCTCGGCGCCGTGGTGCCGCGCGACCGGTTCCTGCTGATCGCCGCCGCGCTGCTCGTCCTGTTGGCCCTGCGGCTCTTCCTCGCCCGCACCCGGTACGGGCTGATCGTCCGGGCCGGGGTGGCGGACCGGGCCATGGTCACCGCGCTCGGCATCGACGTGCGCCGGGCGTTCACCCTGGTCTTCGCGATCGGGGGCGCGGCCGCCGCCCTCGGCGGGGCGCTGGCTGGCCTCTACTTCGGCTCGGTCAGCCCCGACCAGGGGCCCGGGCTGCTGATCTTCGCGTTCGTGGTGGTGGTGATGGGCGGGGCGGGCTCGGTCACCGGCGCCGCCGTCGCCTCGGTCGTGGTCGGCCTGGTCCAGCAGTTCGCCAACTACTACAGCGCCGCCGGGCTCGGCGACCTCGCCGTCGTCGTGCTGCTCGCCGTGCTGCTCCTGGTGCGCCCCGGCGGACTCACCGGGAGGCTCGCATGA